The nucleotide window ataattatttgaaatggAGGAGGCGGGGACTTAACAGGAGGTGGTGGAGATGGAGaaggtggtggaggtggagATGGCAATGGCGGAGGTGGGGACCTAACTGGAGGTGGTGGAGATGGCGATGGAGGAGGTGGGGACCTAACTAGAGGTGGTGGAGATGGAGAaggaggtggaggtggaggtggagatGGCGATGGAGGAGGCGGGGACCTaactggtggtggtggagatggAGAAGGTGGTGGAGGTGGAAATGGCGATGGAGGAGGTGGGGACCTaactggtggtggtggagatggAGAAGGTAGTGGAGGTGGAGATGGCGATGGAGGAGGCGGAGACCTAATTGGAAGTGGTAGAGATGGAGaaggtggtggaggtggagATGGCGATGGAGGAGGCGGGGACCTAACTGGAGGTGGTGGAGATGGCAATGGAGGAGGTGGGGACCTAACTGGAGGTGGTGGAGATGGAGaaggtggtggaggtggagATGGTGATGGAGGAGGTGAGGAGTTTATTAGAGGTGGTGGAGGAGTACAATTAGGTGGTGGAGGTGGAGTTCGAATCCAGGGAAATGGTATTGGAAAAGGGAATAAAGATTGTGGGGGAGGATATTTATTATTGCAAGGCAGTGGTGGAGGTGGGGATGGCGATGGAGGAGGTGGAGGGGATGCAGAAAGTGGTGGAGGTGGAGACTTAACTAGATGTGGTGGTGGAGGAGATGGTGCtggaggaggtggtggagatggagaaggtggtggaggtggagATGGAAATACAGGAGATGGAGaaggtggtggaggtggagATGGTGATGAGGGAGGTGGGCAATTAACTGGAGGTGGTAGAGATGGAGaaggtggtggaggtggagATGGCGATGGGGGAGGTGGGCAATTAACTGGAGGTGTTGGAGATGGAGATGGTCCACTGATAGGTGCAATCAATGGTGGTGATGGCAATGGAGATAGAGATGGAGATGGTCCATCGGTAGGTGCAATCAATGGTAGTGATGGCAACGGAGATGGAGATGGTCTATCAGTAGGTTCAATCAATGGTGGTGATGGTAATGGAGATGGAGATGGTCCATCGGTAGATGGAATCAATGGTGGTGATGGCAACAGAGATGGAGATGGAGATGGTCCATCGATAGGTGAAATCAATGGTGGTGATGGCAACAGAGATGGAGATGGAGATGGTCCATCGGTAGGTGAAATCAATGGTGGTGATGGCAATGAATATGGAGATGGAGATGGACCATCGATAGGTTCAAATAATGGTGGTGACGGCAATGGAGTTGGAGATGGTCTATCGATAGGTGAAATCAATGGTGGTGATGGCAATGGAGATGGAGATGGTCCATCGGTAGGTACAATCAATGGTGGTGATGGAAACAGAGATGGAGATGGAGATGGTCCATCGGTAGGTGAAATCAATGATGGTGATGGCGACAGAGATGGAGATGGAGATGGTCCATCGGTAGGTGCAATCAATGGTGGTGATGACAACAGAGATGGAGATGGAGATGGTTCATCGACAGGTATAGTCAATGGGGGTGTTGGCAATGGAGATGGAGATGGAGATGGAGATGGAAgtggtggtggaggaggaggagaatgGATTGGTGTGGGTGGTGGATTATGGTAATAAGGTGGCGGTGGAGATGGAGAAGGTGGTGGTGGAGGATTATGGTAATAAGGTGGTGGTGGAGATGGAGAAGGCGGTGGTGGAGGATTACGGTAATAAGGTGGCGGTGGAGATGGAGAAGGCGGTGGTGGAGATTCGTAATGATATGTTGGAGGAGGAGAAATgattggtggtggtggtggatgTTGGTAATAATTTGGCGGGGGAGGTGGAGATTTGTAATAATGTGGAGGAGGTGGTGATGGTGATGGAGGTGGAGGTGATTTATAATAGTGATGACGTCGGGGAGGCGGTGGTGGAGGTGATTTATAATAGTGATGACGTCGCGGAGGCGGTGGTGGAGGTGATTTATAATAGTGATGACGTCGTGGAGGAGGTGGTAGAGGCGATTTATAATTGTAACGACGTCGTGGAGGAGGCGGTGGAGGCGATTTATAGTAGTAACGACGTCGTGGAGGAGGAGGCGGGGGCGATTTATAATAGTAACGACGTCGTGGAGGAGGTGGTGGAGGCGATCGTGGCCTATAACGGTATGACAAAGATGATGAATCATCAATGTGGGGCTTATAATCAGCTGCTACACTAATGACTACCAAGCAAAAGGCAAAAGCATAAACAAGAAGGGGCCATTGCCTCAACTTTGATGGTGTTCCCATATTGGAACTAAATTAGTTTGTTGTTCTTGCAACATTGGTGGAAGAATTAGCTCTTTATATAGCAAGAGACCCAAACAATTGATAAAGAcaggtttatttttttttgtaaagaaaaaaaaaactggctCAAAACATTTAGAAAAACAAGTACAAACTGGCCAAATGATCTTTGAAAAAAACAAACTAAGCATATAAAATCTCATCTTAATTATTATGAAATAGATTCCTACTAAACTATGGGTTTAGTTCATGGTAGACCATGAAttagtcaagatcaagatcatgTATCATTGTTTTGTATTTGCATTTTACATATGaatttgtttttttcaaaatttaagttatacctccaaattcttgaaaatcttTTGACTTTAGGTTATCTTTTGTAAATTGGATTTCTTCGTCATACATGAGAATTTTTTCGTCAAGAGAAAAAGTAGAGGAAACCAACCAAACAAATGATTGCAACTAACTCGttgctatttttattttatttagtgtaTGCcatcttgaatttgtttttttccGTCCGATGTTTGATATGTGTCCAAAACTCGAACTCGAGATCTTTGATTAAGGGAGGAGCAGCCCTATCCATTGCACCACATTTTGAATCGGTTCTTGTCTATACACTATTATTCTAAAATCTATCCAAAGCACGATGTTtgtttaaactttatttttcaattcgAAAATGACATTAGAAATAAGGAAAAACTAcctaattacacaaatattgtAATTATGCATAAGTATGAATCCACtgtataatttgaaaaaattacatattgtCTCTCACTAATTTTATAATTTGGTACTAGATTGATACACcattctttcatattttaagtcaaatacatgtatcaaaGACACTAGATGtattttgaaatacaaatacaCAGGGAGAGAGCTGAGCGAGAGAATCAacatatatcttttaatactagatacattctgaaatacaaatatatagggATAAAGGTGAGCGAGAGAGTAAGtgtgtatcctagatacatgtgaatcacgaTTAGATATGGTATATCTAGAACAATTTACACTTAATTTGATCTGCATGCATCCGAAATACATAAATCTTAGTTTACCGTTTATATGTATCTGACAAAATAAATATGATGCAGAAGGTAATTTTGAAAACTAAAAAAGACACATAATTAGGCCCTAATCTTGTGAATTTTGTATTGTTTTCtctagaaataatttttttattttttaggtgTTTCATTGATTCAGGGTGTGTACCGTTTaacggaaaatattttctattattttttttaatattttcatgttcggttgattaaaatttttgaaaaacttatTCTCTaggatattaattttttaaaataagaaaaatacattCTCTAATAAAAGTAGAGAAAACAAGTTTCACCAGTGTTATTTCACATTGCTTGTGCCCCTCCTCACTCTCTCAACACACCTTATTTTCATTCCAAATCCACTATTCcctatcccccccccccccccccccccccccccctttttttcCCAACCCccattccccccccccccccccccccccccctattatttatttagattataCACAGATTCTTTAAtgataatttgtttttaatttcataCTGAAtacaagtaaataaataaaaaaattacttattatgGAATTTCAATTCCTACATAATTAGTTATGGAGGAATTTATGAATATGAgtattgtttatttgaaaaaaacgATACAATTAAATTTATTCTGAGGTTAAGAACATATGGATTGATTTCAATTATAAATTAGAGATTTATTAGATTAGAGATTCCGGTGTGAGTATTATGCTTTGTGGATCTGCCATAGAAGAGAAactaatgagaaaaaaaaacttacaatgTTAATATAATGCCTTGTATATCAAAAATCCAACTTTTATAAATGaacaacttaattatttatagGCGACAAATAGAATACTTCAACCAACGAAAATGTTTTGTGTTGTCTTTTAAGCACACACAAGTGTATGTGATCTCAAATAATAAGTGAATACTTTTACAATTTGATTTATCGATTTCATAACGACTTAATTACTGAAAagttatcaatttcattattttactTATTAGAATTAGTGTTGTTCGGTTTTAGAGAgtttattttgatgatttattcTATTTATGAATtcgacaaaaaaaaatagtaaagaaGATTGAGTAGCAAAAGTTGTTTACAGAGAGATTAAGACATACAGTTGCGTCAGCCATTTGTGTAATTCTATCCCATCTAATTCTAGTTGTTAAGCATATGTAAGATATCTAATAATTATTGAATCACGGGGTTGATAATATGTTCATGATCTCTCTAGCTTCTAACATTTTTTCCAAGTTGACCTGATCACACCTACATAATTGAGCAGGGATATGATAATCAATCCAAATACATTTATATATCTTCATGTATCTGATCCAAGTGGGCAAACTAGATACATTGTCATTTTTGCCGCTAATCCATCCGAAGATGAACCCAACTCCCCTTAACCCACGTTCTATTTCTAACTCTCTTCTCTTGAGTTTCGCTAGCAATTATCCATTTATTTTATGGATCATAAAACCCCAAAATAGTTGagtataagattaaaaaaaaaaacttattttgagacaaaaaaaatcataaaacaataattttttatatttttttggaatcCCAGGATAACCCGTTGCCTCTCGCTACAACATCTGCCATAGCCTCTGTCCTTCAGGTGAGCAAACTGTGGTGAGCACTTTGTGCGCACTGGATAACCCCCACTGTGTAATATCTTGCAAACTGCATTGCTACAACATCTGCCACAACCTCTGCCCTTCAGGTGAGCACACTGTGGTGAGCACTAGGTAAACCACCCACTGTGTAATATCCTGTaaaccgcactaggcaagccctatGCGACAAGCTTGACTCAAAAGGCATTGAGGGGGGATCAATCCCGGGTCATCCGCGTGGATAACCACCCTCTAAACCAACTGAGTCATCCTGAAGcacaacaataattattttgaaatgaataaaatatcaacttTTCTGAATTATTGAACTTATTAGTAGTGTTGATaaactttatacaaaaactgTTCCTCCTTAATAAGGCTGTTTTCATAGcgttagttttaaaaaattgccAACTTATAATGGCATTACGATTTTGTAGAAGCACTAACAATAACGCAtctatttgtattaaaaataattaaaaaaaatatagcatgtttgattaaaatttatttattttaaaaaaatgcttttCCCATAaaggatttttcaaaaatatgtacTTTTCGTGATAAGcaactaaataaatttaaaaggtaTGGTTAAATAAtaatgggaaaattgtatataatatcaaactattaattcaaattaaatgctataaatatagtttgatttaattgtaccccatagcaaactattgctatttaacctctctcctggtgaatatcgcttgccactctcgttttctccctcgcctctctcgttttttatacaaacgcaagtgtataaagtgtgtttgtgtttgtataaagcgagagaaaattgtatatatacatatattttcgttcccctctctcccctctcccagatctcgctctctcactcgcctctctcactttatacaaaaaaccgcaaattgtataaaatgcgtttgtgtttgtataaagccagagaaaattgtatatatgcatatattttcgttcccctctctcccctctcctagatctcgctcgccactctcccagatctcgctctctcacttccctctctcactttatacaaaaacgcaaatgtataaaatgcgtgaaaatttatatatatacatatatttacattctcctctctcccctctcccagatctcactcgccactctcccagatctcactcgtcactctcccagatctcgctcgctcactcgcctctctcactttatacaattgatctttttgtatatgtataccaaagcagattatacaactgctttcttttgtatatgtatagcaaaatatacatatttatgtttgctatggagcgcaattatgcaaagtttactatagcatacaaatatgaattttgtgtttgctatatgtgaaagttgctcaataATAATTAGTGTGTGAttgaatttataaaagtatttttaatattttttaaatgtgcTTTTTAAACTGATCTTTCAGGAAaacctatttttaaaatttttaaaaaaacttctggtactcttaaaaattaattattttcttttaaaagcttgatcaactatttttatttttttaaaataaatattttttgactttttaaaaaattgatgaacAAGCTAGCACTAAGTTcatgtaaaattaattaaaaagtgtCCTTACATTATAATGATGTCTTAATACATCTAGTGTCAACTATTGGATATCCAATAAGGGATACTATACTTTTTGCCAATAAAATGGTAATTGAAGTCGTAACTCTATTAATGgacataaaaatatgtaaatattGTAACTATTATAACTAGGAGGGCCAAACATGTAAATTGAGGCTGATATAAAAAGTCGAAATCggattaaattaaaatgaataaaatatttaatttggtCTTTATTTAACActtaaaaattgattatttgatCAGTATTCatgttatttatgatttcagAATTAATTAggtaaaaaacacaaaataaaaatcaaaataagttTAAACCAATGTTGTAATTAGGTGGGGCGTTTTACTTAGCATAGGGCGAGACGTAAGCCTCGAGGCGTAAGCCCtatggatttttaaatttttaatttacaatatatagtagaataatataataacacaaaattataaaaatgcatcaatagtttaaaataattacaaacatgatCAAGGAAactcatagaaaataaaacttctaacattattatacaagtatatataatctaatatcttaactttctaataataaaaggaatcattttttctaaatatatatattatcatactATACAACTTACcccctaaaagaaaataatcaaaaaaagcttattattattataataaaaacatcaCCCCACCATGAAtgagaataaaattaaaattatatttgaatagctaaataaaatatgaaaattttgagttttatgaCAAAAACATAAAGATCAATGATaagtgaaaaagtaaaatttcgctatgtatttttaaaagaaatgtccTCACAGTGTTACTAAATAGTTAATATGTGATACTACCTGCAACTTGTTATTTGAGTTACTCTCAAAATTCTTATTTCTATAGATTCAAAACTATTAAGTAGCATtcatttattcaagaattatgagAGTCAACAATGTTTACTAAAGAATttaattaacacataatttgtgTAAGATCTATTAGGTAAGCCCCGAACGTTGGGTGTGCCTAGGGCGTAAGTCTTACAGAgagataatatctcaaaagatcACTCAAGTATGAGAATTTATGTAGTAAAATCATTAAACTTTGTCTTGTATCAgtaaagtcactcaactaagaGTTTTTATCTTACAAAATCATTCAACTTAGAGCTTTTATCTTACAAAATCACTTGCCCtaatttaacattaaaaaatctaacatgacaaaataaattaattttttatattatacacGGACCCTACAGATacacaaaattcatttttttacccAATCCACTGATAAATTCAATAAAGAATTCAAATAgatgattaaatattttttaacgcGCATTTTAGCAAGAAATTGAACTCTAAAAATGTTTATGTtataaataagagaaaaattatTGTTACTAAAGTAATAAGAAAACGTTGGCCTGGGAAAAAAATATCACAGTATAGttaaaatattctaaaatatgatatcaaataaataacttattgataaaacaaattcaaagtcaacgaaaaagaaataaatattgcaCACGAATTTGgtatttgtaaaatttatttaatactgTATGATACTTAATTGATACgtgtttcaaaaataaatttgtctcATTTAACTACAGTTATTAATCATAGAAAAGAGCTAAAAATGGCAGATCTCATGCTAAAATGCTGAAAATATTTACTTACTGATCAACCTAAATACGTTATTTTAATTTGGGAGTGTGTGGGTGGGATAAAAGAAATtagttttccttaattttgtttatttgatttggtCGAGTGATTTTCGAAGAAAAAAGTCATAAgctgagtgattttattgatacaaaataaagtttaatgactttacaacataaattctcatagttgagtgattttgttgatataaaataaagtttaatgactttacAACATTAATTCGCATAGTTGAGTGacattttaagatattaactcgtCTTACAGAACTAAGTTTCACACTTGAATCTGAAGGCGTTTTGCTAAAGCCCCGCCTCAAGACGAGACCCGCGGGACAAATCTCAACAAAGTCTTCCAAAACACTGATTTAAACTCTCAGAATTCAAAAAAACAAGgaattattaaaaaagaaaaaaaaaaaaaaaaacgacaaATGAGTGTTGACAATAtggatatttatattttctgtCTAAATATCCATATTTAGTAGATAACATGGACGATATTCATAtttaatccattttaaataattagctATCCAACTCATATTTAGTATTAATAAGTCGAACGAAATGATTacatgtttttaaaattattttatgagCCTTAATTGGAACCATAGAAATCCAAAACTATGGTATAATCAATTACAAAGAGTTTACATCTTTCTATGAATAGAATtctaaatttatatttgaaatatatatatcccatttaatatatattatattatattatactaataatatatatattatattatattatattatattgatgGTACATTTAAGCCTTTTCCCATTATATTATAAATCTTTAaccaattaaatataaaagtttaGATCTTTTATGaccttatattttttcattattaaccGTAATGTGATTAAACATTTCAATATTTGGGTATTTTTTTCGAcgtttttcaaacattttttttactattatatttaataaacatTTATGTAATGTTGTTAATTGAATATATAAAGCAAATTCTAACTTTGTTTTAACTACGTGGTAATCATCCAATACTCCATTGAAAAGTAATGaggatatatttatatatagtgtTCATCAATCTGGTCATAACTTCACGATAAAAGGCTATAAGTGTTTCCTCTAGCCTCTGCtctatctaaatttttttaatattaaatatattaataaatgcattcttttttttttatacacaaaatcgtttaattaatttttttcatacttttatttataacaactaaatgaaatttaaaatatcaaattttagtaAACATAGATAATATCATCTCATTATAACAATCATAAGTTCTCTTgacaataatataattagttAATTCAACATGactaaatttaatataattttttatataatcttCACTGCTCaccataatataattttttgacaacGCAGTTATATAATTGGAATATCCTTCTAAAGTATAATCGataataaatcaaattattctcgtaaaaatatttaaagtgaGGATCACGATTGCCATGTGGCATGtgcttaaaaatataaattagaagGCCAAGATCGTTTTTACATTTTCAgaattcattttatatttactaattatttattattcattataaaaaaacatgttagtttattaaagtaaaaagaATTTAGGGAAGATAGAATGGGTTTCACAGGGGTATTTATAGTACGATAGCAAAAATTTTAGTtccataatttatatttttattttttgaataatattatattattatcatattaaattaattaattcaacaTGATTAAATTTAATGAAGTGTTGTACGATAAGTTGGTAACCGTAGACTTgcattaaattatatatttgtactagcactattttactattttaatttataaacatTTGTTTGTTCTAATCcaacttataattatattataagtcTTTATATTCTCAAAccatttaaatttaaaactttagaTCTTTTATGAActtatattttatcattattattcgTAATGCGATTAAACATTTcaatatttggattttttttcgacgtgtttcaaacattttttactatcatatttaataaacatttatttaaTGTTAATTGAGTTATGAAAAGAATATAAAGCAAATCTCAgccttttaattttgttttaagcaCGTGGCAATCATCCAATACTCCATTGAAAAGTAATTAGGCTAATTGT belongs to Solanum stenotomum isolate F172 chromosome 1, ASM1918654v1, whole genome shotgun sequence and includes:
- the LOC125857446 gene encoding leucine-rich repeat extensin-like protein 3, whose product is PPPPNCTPPPPLINSSPPPSPSPPPPPSPSPPPPVRSPPPPLPSPPPPVRSPPPPSPSPPPPPSPSLPLPIRSPPPPSPSPPPLPSPSPPPPVRSPPPPSPFPPPPPSPSPPPPVRSPPPPSPSPPPPPPPSPSPPPLVRSPPPPSPSPPPPVRSPPPPLPSPPPPPSPSPPPPVKSPPPPFQIIIPPFPRLPPLPIVLPSIPRLPPLPIVFPSFPRLPPLPIVLPPLPRLPSLPILTFPFPIVRQP
- the LOC125857456 gene encoding glycine-rich cell wall structural protein-like, yielding MVLEKGIKIVGEDIYYYGAGGGGGDGEGGGGGDGNTGDGEGGGGGDGDEGGGQLTGGGRDGEGGGGGDGDGGGGQLTGGVGDGDGPLIGAINGGDGNGDRDGDGPSVGAINGSDGNGDGDGLSVGSINGGDGNGDGDGPSVDGINGGDGNRDGDGDGPSIGEINGGDGNRDGDGDGPSVGEINGGDGNEYGDGDGPSIGSNNGGDGNGVGDGLSIGEINGGDGNGDGDGPSVGTINGGDGNRDGDGDGPSVGSINGGDGNGDGDGPSVGAINDGDGNGDGPSVGSINGGDGNGDGQSVGSINGGDGNGDGDGTSVDSTNGGDGNGDGDGPSVGAINGGDGNRDGDGPSVGAINGGDGNGDGDGPSVGSINGGGGNGDGPSVGSINGGDGNGDGDGSSVGSINGGDGNGGGPSVGAINGGDGNGDEGGDGPLIGAINGGDGNGDGDGSSTGVVNGGDGNGDGDGGGGGGGKWIGGGGEF